One Spirochaetota bacterium genomic window, GCCGATACCGATCCGTCGCGCCCGATGAGCGAAAGCATGACATCCTGAAGAATATCCTCAGGATCGAATTCAGGGATGCTCGCCGCTTTCAGGCGTATATAGTGGAGCAATCGAGAACGTTGCTGTTCAAAGAACTCAGCGATACCTTGGTCTTGACGCTTCATTTCATCGTGCTCTTGGGTATAGTGACGGCGCTCGATGAGGAATATTGCATGGCGTTCAGCTTCGTTCGAACACCATGACGCATTCGATATGATACGTATGCGGGAACATATCGAACGGTGCGATGCGCGTTACACGGTAGCCGTTCGCCGTGAACACGGCAGCATCGCGCGCCTGGGTGTGCGGATTGCAGGACACATAGACGATACGCTTGAATTGCATCGATGGTATCATCGCGCGCATATCCTCCGAGAGCCCCGCACGCGGGGGGTCAAGCAGCAGGTTCGGATATCGGTCCATCCCGTCGCGGGAGAGGATCTCCCCAAGGGCGCGCACGTCGGACGAATGCCGCACGCGCACGTTCGGAACACGGTTCATCCGCACGTTCTGTATCGCGAGTTCGCACGAATCGCGCACCAGTTCAACGGCGAGCACTTCGGTGAATTTCGGTGCAAGTGCCAGTGAGAACGCACCAACGCCGGCATGCGCATCGATAAGACCGCCTGTCGCAGCGCTTGTCGCATGGCCGAAGCATTCGGCGAGGAAAGCGGCGATGCGTTGTGCCTGGGGCACGTTCACCTGAAAGAACGTGAGCGGTGAAAGCGCAAAGCGCATACCGGCGAACGATTCATCGATGGCCTTCCCGTACACTTTTTCGAGCGGCGAATGACGCGTATTCGTCGTGATGTTCTCGCCGTCGGCGAACACATACTCGGTATCGCGCGGATTATGGAACGTGAAAAAACCGGCGAGCGACGGGTGGCGGCGGAATATCGCCTTGGAGAATGCCGCACGCTTCTCGAAATCACGGTCATGGATAACGAGCGTGAGCATGCTCTCACCCTTCGTGTTCGAACGGATAACGATATCGCGGACAAGCCCCTTGCGCATCCGAGCGTCGAATGCGGGAAGCCTCAAGTCATTGAGAAGGCGCACGGTGGTACGCGCAAGCGCATTCACTTCGTCGGTATGGAGCGGGCATCGGTCGATCGGTACGAGCGAACGCGAATGCGAGCGATAGAACCCGGCAAGGATGCGGCTCCCCGAGCGCGCGCATTGCAGCTGCATCTTGCTCCGATACCCGAACACGGATGGCGATGGAACAACGGCGTCGACAGGGGTGGCGATGGCACGGAACAATTCTGTAAGGAGCGCATGTTTGTGCCGGCATTGCGCCTCGTATGATATGTTCTGATGGGCACAACCGCCGCAGTCGCCGAAATAGCGGCAGGGGGCGGCAACGCGGTCCGGCGACGGCGTTATGACCTCCGTAATGGAAGCGCGGCAGTACGTTCTTTTATCTTCGCGTATCTCGGCTTTGACCACATCGCCGGGGACGCCGAAGGGTACGAACACGGTCTTTCCCTCGGCACGGGCTATGCTCACGCCCTCACCGCCGAGCTTCTCAATGGTTAGTTCCATATCGCGACGGCGCTAGTGGCCGTTGAAGACGAATATCTGCATGAGAAAGATAATGACCTCGGCGATGATAAGGAGAACGATAGTGACATCCAGCCACACCATGCGCTGTGTGTTCAGGAGATCAAGAAGCGTCTCGACGTTATCGGTGATGAAATCGAGTTTTACCGTGATGCCTTCATGCCTGTCGGTAAGATCGAAGTACTCGCGTATATCACGGTACAATCGGCTGAGCCGTTCATCTTCCCAGGTCTCGTCCGGCTTATCGAACAACACGAGATTGTTGATGACATGATATTTCACCGACAGCGCGAACCCCACGCTTTTCAATATCCGAGCCGGTTTTATCCTGAGCTTTCCGGACGTTTTCAGCTCATTAATATACCCCTCGATCTTCCCCAGTATCGATGTGATATCAAGTTCGAATTTATTGAGGGCTATCGACTGCGCGAAGGCGAGCGAGATGAGCTTTATCTTATCCGGCGATAGTTTCGAGAGCTGCACACGCTCAAAGCCGATGCGCTCAGTGGCACCGAGCTCTATGTCGATGCGGTCGCTCACCCGCTCATCGACGGAAAAGTCGGTGAGGAATTTCGTCAATTCCTCGCGGATGGAACGCTCGAGATCATCGGTGGTGTTCCAGAACATGACGACGCCGAACTTGGTGATGACCACGAAGCGGTCATTGACAAGCTCGCAGACGAGCGGGTCGACGCTGTGCAGCTTATACGGCTTAAGCCGTTCGCGGAAACGCTTAAGGTCGATGGGGGCGTTATAATAATGCCCGGTAACAGGTATTTTCTTAGCCATATCTCATTGTATATCGGATCGAGCCTGTCGGCAAGCGTCGAACCTGTCCATCAAAATTATGGCAGCTTGCATTATTCCCCGCCGCTTCGGCGATGCTGTATCGGGGTTCTCCCCGTGTATCGCTTGAACATCGTGGCAAAATGCTGGCTCGATGAGAACCCGAGCGACAGTCCTATATCGGTGATGGGCATGTGCTTATCAAGAAGGAGTACCGATGCTCGTTCGATCTTGCGGCGTAATATGAATTCCTTCGGCGGAATGCCTGCCTCCGCGGTAAACAGCCGCTTTGTCCGCTGCACGGTCATGTTCGCGATATCCGCGAGGTGGGCGACCATGATCGGTTCTCCCACGTGCTCATCGACATAGCGAATGGCGCGCAGTATCGGAGGCGACACGGCGCTGCGCTCCCCGTGTGCGGAGGCGAGTACCTCGATGAGGAATTCGGTGAAGCGGGACATAAGAACACTTCTCACATACGGGGAGCGTTCGGTGTAGGCGCGTATGGCATCGTCGAATAT contains:
- a CDS encoding RMD1 family protein, with the translated sequence MAKKIPVTGHYYNAPIDLKRFRERLKPYKLHSVDPLVCELVNDRFVVITKFGVVMFWNTTDDLERSIREELTKFLTDFSVDERVSDRIDIELGATERIGFERVQLSKLSPDKIKLISLAFAQSIALNKFELDITSILGKIEGYINELKTSGKLRIKPARILKSVGFALSVKYHVINNLVLFDKPDETWEDERLSRLYRDIREYFDLTDRHEGITVKLDFITDNVETLLDLLNTQRMVWLDVTIVLLIIAEVIIFLMQIFVFNGH
- a CDS encoding AraC family transcriptional regulator — translated: MRPAQYPLRSGAMIRVSNRNIAVPGLSKFGMHRYSNARVPIRRHAHPHAIEIIYLASGRQYIEIDDERYEMRGNDVLITPPGMPHGSSFHPAEKCALYFLAFAECPPLFGFHGSEASAVLSAFRSPVRRFFPGTARMKTIFDDAIRAYTERSPYVRSVLMSRFTEFLIEVLASAHGERSAVSPPILRAIRYVDEHVGEPIMVAHLADIANMTVQRTKRLFTAEAGIPPKEFILRRKIERASVLLLDKHMPITDIGLSLGFSSSQHFATMFKRYTGRTPIQHRRSGGE
- the rlmD gene encoding 23S rRNA (uracil(1939)-C(5))-methyltransferase RlmD, with amino-acid sequence MELTIEKLGGEGVSIARAEGKTVFVPFGVPGDVVKAEIREDKRTYCRASITEVITPSPDRVAAPCRYFGDCGGCAHQNISYEAQCRHKHALLTELFRAIATPVDAVVPSPSVFGYRSKMQLQCARSGSRILAGFYRSHSRSLVPIDRCPLHTDEVNALARTTVRLLNDLRLPAFDARMRKGLVRDIVIRSNTKGESMLTLVIHDRDFEKRAAFSKAIFRRHPSLAGFFTFHNPRDTEYVFADGENITTNTRHSPLEKVYGKAIDESFAGMRFALSPLTFFQVNVPQAQRIAAFLAECFGHATSAATGGLIDAHAGVGAFSLALAPKFTEVLAVELVRDSCELAIQNVRMNRVPNVRVRHSSDVRALGEILSRDGMDRYPNLLLDPPRAGLSEDMRAMIPSMQFKRIVYVSCNPHTQARDAAVFTANGYRVTRIAPFDMFPHTYHIECVMVFERS